In Janibacter alkaliphilus, the following proteins share a genomic window:
- a CDS encoding long-chain-fatty-acid--CoA ligase, producing MTSTTTAPAWTFRNHWVAHVATHALMRPERPALRFRGESTSWAQLSDRSRRLAAALAERGVGEGDRVALLTLNHPWFVEAVLAANSLGAMAVPLSFRLAPPELDYILADCTPAAVVVDAPLAPLLAATEQAAAVGATVVVGEAEQPVAGEPFEELVAAHEPIDVPDVPEDAVALIMYTSGTTGRPKGVMLTHRNLQVQALTCIRAMEMFDDSDVGFLTAPFFHIAGLGSTVANLLVGATTVIHPLGAFDPAAVLDAYEAEGATVVFNVPQQWDLICAQPDIAERDLRLRIISWGAAPASDATLQAMGEQFPDALNVAVFGQTETSPITCVLRGAESRRKLGSVGRPIPSMQVRVVDEEMRDVPAGEVGEIVYRGPNVMQGYWNKPEETAAAFDGGWFHSGDLVRQDEEGYLWVVDRKKDMIISGGENIYCAEVENAVASHPDVLEVAVIGRSDERWGQVPVAYVTIGAQAAELTLSDLNEHVSGRIASFKLPKDLVVSREPLPRNAGGKVVKGALREQDRAAG from the coding sequence ATGACGAGCACCACCACCGCCCCGGCCTGGACGTTCCGCAACCACTGGGTCGCGCACGTCGCGACGCACGCCCTGATGCGCCCGGAGCGGCCCGCGCTCCGCTTCCGCGGGGAGAGCACCAGCTGGGCCCAGCTCTCCGACCGCTCCCGTCGGCTGGCGGCAGCGCTGGCCGAGCGTGGCGTCGGCGAGGGCGACCGGGTCGCCCTGCTCACCCTCAACCACCCCTGGTTCGTCGAGGCCGTGCTGGCGGCCAACAGCCTCGGCGCGATGGCGGTTCCGCTGAGCTTCCGGCTGGCACCGCCCGAGCTGGACTACATCCTCGCCGACTGCACCCCGGCGGCCGTCGTCGTCGACGCGCCGCTGGCGCCGCTGCTCGCGGCCACCGAGCAGGCCGCCGCCGTGGGCGCCACCGTCGTCGTGGGCGAGGCCGAGCAGCCGGTCGCCGGCGAGCCCTTCGAGGAGCTCGTCGCCGCGCACGAGCCGATCGACGTCCCCGACGTGCCGGAGGATGCCGTCGCGCTGATCATGTACACCTCCGGCACCACCGGCCGGCCGAAGGGGGTCATGCTCACCCACCGCAACCTGCAGGTCCAGGCGCTGACCTGCATCCGGGCGATGGAGATGTTCGACGACTCCGACGTCGGCTTCCTCACCGCCCCCTTCTTCCACATCGCCGGGCTCGGCTCCACGGTGGCCAACCTGCTCGTCGGCGCCACCACCGTGATCCATCCGCTCGGTGCCTTCGACCCGGCCGCGGTGCTCGACGCCTACGAGGCCGAGGGGGCGACCGTCGTCTTCAACGTGCCCCAGCAGTGGGACCTCATCTGCGCCCAGCCGGACATCGCCGAGCGCGACCTGCGGCTGCGGATCATCAGCTGGGGGGCGGCGCCGGCCAGCGACGCCACCCTGCAGGCGATGGGGGAGCAGTTCCCGGACGCGCTCAACGTCGCGGTCTTCGGGCAGACCGAGACCTCGCCGATCACCTGCGTGCTGCGCGGGGCCGAGTCCCGCCGCAAGCTCGGGTCGGTGGGCCGGCCGATCCCCTCGATGCAGGTGCGGGTCGTCGACGAGGAGATGCGTGACGTGCCGGCCGGCGAGGTCGGCGAGATCGTCTACCGCGGGCCCAACGTCATGCAGGGCTACTGGAACAAGCCCGAGGAGACCGCGGCCGCCTTCGACGGCGGCTGGTTCCACTCCGGGGACCTGGTCCGTCAGGACGAGGAGGGCTACCTCTGGGTGGTCGACCGCAAGAAGGACATGATCATCAGCGGCGGCGAGAACATCTACTGCGCCGAGGTGGAGAACGCGGTCGCCTCGCACCCGGACGTGCTCGAGGTCGCGGTGATCGGCCGTTCCGACGAGCGCTGGGGCCAGGTTCCGGTCGCCTACGTGACGATCGGCGCCCAGGCCGCGGAGCTGACGCTGAGCGACCTCAACGAGCACGTGTCCGGGCGGATCGCC